In Paenibacillus kyungheensis, the following are encoded in one genomic region:
- a CDS encoding HlyD family secretion protein — MKKKIVLIILLVLLVVSGGALGYYYWYQGSHFVKTEDARISADQYKVMPQLTARLDHIDVEEGDILKKNEPIAEQDVSGLEASDISKSVVRAPIDGTVLKVQSKEREMGSPSAAIAIMADMKNLYVSANIEETDINRIKLGARVDITLDTIEGESIQGKVRKIGQASNSVFSAIPATNTSGNFNKVTQRIPIEIALNVPDGLTLIPGTNVEIKIYTQ, encoded by the coding sequence GTGAAGAAAAAGATTGTTTTAATCATTTTATTGGTGCTACTGGTAGTAAGCGGTGGAGCGCTCGGTTATTACTATTGGTATCAAGGAAGTCATTTTGTCAAAACAGAAGATGCACGTATCAGTGCAGATCAGTATAAAGTCATGCCTCAGCTAACCGCACGCTTAGATCATATTGATGTAGAAGAAGGCGATATTCTCAAAAAGAATGAACCGATCGCTGAACAAGATGTCTCCGGTCTAGAAGCCAGTGATATTAGCAAATCTGTAGTACGTGCACCGATTGACGGCACTGTACTTAAAGTACAATCCAAAGAACGTGAAATGGGATCACCCAGTGCAGCGATAGCCATTATGGCTGATATGAAAAATCTATACGTCTCTGCCAATATCGAAGAAACAGATATTAACCGTATTAAGCTAGGTGCACGGGTAGATATCACTCTGGATACTATCGAAGGCGAAAGTATTCAAGGGAAAGTTCGTAAAATCGGACAAGCTTCAAATTCGGTATTTTCTGCGATTCCTGCTACCAATACAAGCGGTAACTTTAACAAAGTCACCCAAAGGATTCCGATCGAAATTGCTTTAAATGTACCGGATGGATTGACACTGATTCCCGGCACAAATGTTGAAATAAAAATCTATACACAGTAA
- a CDS encoding PadR family transcriptional regulator: MSLQIFILGRLHEQDYHPYDIKKSINNAGENLVRVTDGNLYYNFEALQKKGYVQKVNTVQNDNRPEKTNYAITEKGKQALKDMIYKSFKNADDVRSLFASLLFVHLVDTNKLIYSTLEVIENIEKELAYLEANADHPLPEYISPEQQEMALFMKDYKSEKQKVELKSFKKLLSLLEQKQS, from the coding sequence TTGTCTTTACAAATTTTTATTTTAGGACGACTTCATGAACAGGATTATCACCCGTACGATATCAAAAAAAGTATTAACAATGCTGGTGAAAATCTAGTTCGCGTAACAGACGGTAATCTGTATTACAATTTCGAAGCCTTACAGAAAAAAGGATATGTTCAAAAAGTAAATACAGTGCAAAACGACAACCGTCCTGAAAAAACCAATTACGCGATTACCGAAAAAGGCAAACAAGCACTCAAAGATATGATTTATAAAAGTTTTAAAAATGCTGATGATGTGCGGTCTTTATTTGCTTCTTTGTTATTTGTGCATTTGGTCGATACGAATAAGCTGATCTATTCCACACTTGAAGTGATTGAGAACATCGAAAAAGAGCTGGCGTACTTAGAAGCGAATGCCGATCATCCGTTGCCGGAATATATTTCACCAGAGCAACAAGAAATGGCCCTTTTTATGAAAGATTACAAATCCGAAAAGCAAAAAGTCGAACTGAAATCTTTTAAAAAATTACTATCTTTATTAGAGCAAAAACAGTCTTGA
- a CDS encoding PTS fructose transporter subunit IIABC, whose amino-acid sequence MKISSVLQPENIILDVTATTKAELIDELAQKLNDNGYLSDMEQFKKDIWAREEQVPTEVGFGIAIPHAKSAGVKAPAIIMGRSLSGINYSTESCNLFFMIAVDQHSSSEHLQTLSKISTFLMDELFRAKLILARDREEIVRLFEQAEEQDTAALHSHKKHAGKKIVGVTGCPTGIAHTFMAAESLKNAAQELGVQIKVQTNGSTGVENELTADDIEQADGIVVAADVKVDMSVFGDRKVVQTSVKNGIHHAKDLIEEAIAGKGVAQNQGQSNLKEAKEKTRLKQPKIYSHIMNGVSFMIPFVVAGGILIALSFMFGIHAADPNSPDYNAFAAFLSTAGGSAAFALMVPVLAGYIAYSIADRPGLAPGMIGGMLATLGGSGFLGGMLAGFIAGYSILAIKRLVRGIPDSLQSLSPVLILPLVGSFVTALIMYFVVNTPMAWINVSLQGWLNSLTGTNAILLGALLAGMMASDMGGPINKTASAFGLAMFANQIFEPSAALMVGGMVPPLGIALATTLFKNKFSIEERNAGKAAYVMGASFITEAAIPFAANDPLRIIPANIIGAAIGGGMCMALGISLQAPHGGIFVIPIAASNPLLYILCIAVGSVVTACIIGFLKKPMYSATKQTEDKVDSNPVSPTIKSA is encoded by the coding sequence ATGAAGATTTCTAGTGTGTTACAACCGGAAAATATCATATTGGATGTCACAGCTACCACCAAAGCAGAATTGATCGATGAATTGGCGCAAAAGTTAAATGATAATGGTTATTTAAGCGATATGGAGCAATTTAAAAAAGATATCTGGGCGCGTGAAGAACAGGTGCCAACAGAAGTAGGATTTGGTATAGCTATTCCTCATGCCAAGTCCGCAGGTGTAAAAGCCCCGGCGATTATTATGGGGCGATCGCTCAGCGGTATTAATTACAGTACAGAATCATGCAATCTGTTTTTTATGATTGCGGTCGATCAACATTCTTCGTCTGAACATTTGCAGACTTTATCCAAAATTTCGACCTTTTTGATGGATGAATTATTCAGAGCGAAGCTGATTCTGGCTCGTGATCGGGAAGAGATTGTACGATTATTTGAACAAGCAGAAGAACAAGATACAGCCGCTCTGCATAGCCATAAGAAGCATGCAGGCAAAAAAATAGTCGGCGTTACCGGTTGCCCTACCGGGATTGCACATACTTTTATGGCGGCAGAATCATTAAAAAATGCCGCTCAAGAATTAGGCGTACAGATTAAAGTCCAGACCAATGGCTCCACAGGTGTTGAAAATGAGTTAACCGCAGACGATATTGAGCAAGCCGATGGGATTGTAGTCGCTGCTGATGTCAAAGTCGATATGAGTGTATTTGGCGACCGTAAAGTAGTCCAGACTTCAGTCAAAAACGGGATTCATCATGCCAAAGATCTGATTGAAGAAGCGATTGCAGGTAAAGGGGTCGCTCAGAATCAAGGTCAATCCAATCTCAAAGAAGCCAAAGAAAAAACACGTCTCAAACAGCCTAAAATCTACAGCCATATTATGAATGGTGTCTCCTTTATGATTCCATTCGTTGTCGCTGGCGGAATATTGATTGCGCTCTCATTTATGTTCGGCATTCACGCGGCTGATCCTAATAGCCCTGATTATAATGCCTTTGCTGCTTTTCTCAGTACAGCAGGTGGTAGTGCAGCCTTTGCATTAATGGTTCCTGTACTTGCAGGTTATATTGCGTATAGTATTGCAGACCGTCCGGGTCTAGCGCCTGGTATGATTGGCGGAATGTTGGCTACACTTGGCGGATCAGGATTTCTCGGTGGGATGTTAGCTGGATTTATCGCAGGTTATAGTATTTTAGCGATCAAACGATTGGTGAGAGGGATTCCAGACTCTTTGCAAAGTTTATCACCAGTACTGATTTTGCCATTAGTTGGTTCGTTTGTGACCGCTCTGATTATGTACTTTGTCGTCAATACACCGATGGCATGGATTAACGTATCGTTGCAAGGCTGGCTGAATAGCTTAACAGGTACCAATGCGATATTGTTAGGTGCTTTACTTGCAGGTATGATGGCATCCGATATGGGTGGCCCGATTAACAAAACAGCGTCTGCTTTTGGATTGGCGATGTTTGCCAATCAGATTTTTGAACCGTCAGCAGCTCTGATGGTAGGCGGAATGGTTCCACCGCTAGGGATCGCACTAGCGACCACATTATTTAAAAATAAATTCTCGATCGAAGAACGTAATGCAGGCAAAGCTGCTTATGTAATGGGCGCATCTTTTATTACCGAAGCCGCTATTCCTTTTGCCGCTAATGATCCTTTACGGATTATTCCAGCGAATATTATCGGGGCAGCGATCGGTGGCGGAATGTGTATGGCACTGGGCATTTCGCTTCAAGCTCCACATGGAGGAATCTTCGTAATACCGATTGCGGCAAGTAATCCACTACTGTATATCCTATGTATTGCTGTCGGGTCTGTAGTGACTGCTTGTATTATTGGCTTTTTGAAAAAGCCGATGTATAGCGCTACTAAGCAAACCGAAGACAAAGTCGATTCTAATCCAGTATCTCCAACGATCAAATCTGCTTAA
- a CDS encoding ketose-bisphosphate aldolase: MLINMRDLLKVAYENKFAVGSFNVANSEFVKVVINAAEAQNSPAIMQIHPNEIDLVTDSFVAYVREAASKSKVPFVIHLDHGASIKDITRSIRNGYTSVMMDASHLPFEENIAATREAVELAHLVDVSVEGELGTIGSNEGSSEGGADEILYTNPDEAAIFVEQTGIDTLAVAVGTSHGIYPQTKDHSIKIDRLKQIHEKVKIPLVLHGGSDNPDEEIREAVKHGIAKINLSTDMKRAFYNQLRKTLDANPNAYEPDFLMPEATQAATELVKKKMDLFGSTGKAPLYKLGEL; this comes from the coding sequence ATGTTAATCAATATGAGAGATTTACTTAAAGTGGCGTATGAAAATAAATTTGCAGTCGGGTCTTTTAATGTAGCGAATAGTGAGTTTGTCAAAGTCGTGATCAATGCCGCAGAAGCGCAAAATTCTCCTGCTATTATGCAGATTCATCCCAATGAAATTGATCTGGTGACAGATAGTTTTGTCGCTTATGTACGTGAAGCCGCATCCAAATCGAAAGTGCCATTTGTTATTCATCTGGATCATGGCGCAAGTATCAAAGATATTACCCGCTCGATTCGTAACGGTTATACCTCTGTCATGATGGATGCTTCGCATTTACCATTTGAAGAAAATATTGCAGCTACTCGTGAAGCTGTAGAACTTGCACATCTGGTGGATGTATCGGTTGAAGGTGAACTGGGTACGATCGGTAGTAATGAAGGTAGCTCCGAAGGTGGAGCAGACGAGATTTTGTATACCAACCCAGATGAAGCTGCGATTTTTGTAGAACAGACAGGTATCGATACACTGGCGGTTGCAGTAGGAACGTCTCATGGTATTTATCCGCAAACGAAAGACCATTCGATCAAAATCGATCGACTCAAACAAATCCATGAAAAAGTAAAAATTCCGTTAGTCTTACATGGTGGATCAGATAATCCAGATGAAGAGATTCGAGAAGCCGTGAAGCATGGTATTGCCAAAATTAACTTATCTACAGATATGAAGCGAGCCTTTTACAATCAATTAAGAAAAACACTGGATGCGAATCCAAATGCGTATGAGCCTGATTTCTTAATGCCTGAAGCGACGCAAGCGGCAACAGAATTGGTGAAGAAAAAAATGGATCTATTCGGATCAACAGGCAAAGCGCCACTTTACAAATTGGGAGAGCTATAA
- a CDS encoding BglG family transcription antiterminator, which produces MRKRYIKLLEHLKQSEHDFVSGSELANLFDVTTRTIRNDIKEINENYLDKAIITGNTRKGYKLVGDLSNLHQNEDDYEERAFHIIKALLSQTDFITYEDLAKNLYFSTQTIRKDVQKLLQTIQAEKQNIEIEAIIFQGIRLKGSEVEKRILLKKLVTADCLKRMSLDEALQYYFGDWFNESAITFIYNCIEEEVARYQLLLSSQELFSICVNVLISLKRVELGQPIAEQDMRLDHTSFEELRIARSILNRLTQELKTPFDEYEYQYLGYLLIALQILPKKNEGIEHEQSNEIEAKIRAVIQHVGEQYGFVSYKNEELFDRLLAHITKSLYPLKYYFPVENPFIAQIKSEYTNAYNIAVVLAKELQFCLNIKIPENEIGYLTLHIMGIIENSQETRKRIAIIYGKNPLVGKLLERKINLYFPNIKIDSLLANHEIHLLPEGIETIITTSEIAEQHHLDAQNIIVVSEMITSEDMKNISIQLNRGLLKYYLSPNDLFFLDEDQPIDLLKTLTELGDIQHLYTSILEREKMSSTNIGNLVAMPHPFDCGDNKKLRVLVAINKQKILWGDKMAQIIFLFIPPKNQKVNNTKFFEEIYDVFKQTNMTEKLLNITNYDEFLEVWSSK; this is translated from the coding sequence ATGCGGAAACGTTACATTAAGCTATTGGAGCATTTAAAACAATCGGAGCATGACTTTGTGAGTGGGAGCGAATTAGCTAATCTATTTGATGTAACGACGAGAACGATACGCAATGACATCAAAGAAATCAACGAGAATTATTTAGATAAAGCGATCATCACGGGTAACACTCGCAAAGGATATAAGCTTGTCGGAGATTTATCGAATCTCCATCAGAATGAAGATGATTACGAAGAGCGAGCTTTTCATATTATTAAAGCGTTGCTGTCTCAGACAGATTTTATCACCTATGAAGACTTAGCCAAAAATCTTTACTTTTCTACACAAACAATTCGTAAAGATGTACAAAAATTACTACAGACGATTCAAGCGGAAAAGCAAAATATTGAGATCGAAGCGATTATTTTTCAAGGGATACGGCTGAAAGGAAGCGAAGTCGAAAAACGGATTTTGCTCAAAAAGCTGGTCACTGCTGATTGTCTCAAACGCATGTCATTAGATGAAGCATTACAGTATTATTTTGGCGATTGGTTTAACGAATCAGCGATTACTTTTATCTACAATTGTATTGAGGAAGAAGTGGCACGATATCAATTGCTACTGAGTTCGCAGGAATTATTTTCGATCTGTGTCAATGTACTGATCAGCCTCAAGCGGGTTGAATTGGGACAACCTATCGCAGAACAAGATATGCGACTCGATCATACAAGTTTTGAAGAATTGCGTATCGCACGCTCTATTTTGAACCGTCTGACTCAGGAATTAAAGACTCCATTTGATGAATACGAATATCAGTATTTAGGCTATCTGCTGATTGCGCTACAGATTTTACCGAAAAAAAATGAAGGCATCGAGCATGAACAATCCAATGAGATTGAAGCCAAAATCAGAGCAGTCATCCAGCATGTTGGAGAGCAGTATGGATTTGTGAGTTATAAAAACGAAGAACTATTTGATCGACTACTGGCTCATATTACCAAGTCTTTATATCCATTAAAATATTACTTTCCTGTCGAAAATCCTTTTATTGCTCAAATAAAATCAGAATATACCAATGCTTATAATATCGCGGTTGTGTTAGCAAAAGAATTGCAATTTTGCTTAAATATCAAAATCCCTGAAAATGAGATCGGTTATTTGACCCTCCATATTATGGGTATTATCGAGAACTCTCAAGAAACCCGCAAACGAATCGCTATTATTTATGGCAAAAATCCGTTAGTCGGGAAGCTGTTAGAACGCAAGATCAATTTATATTTTCCGAATATCAAAATTGATAGTCTGCTCGCCAATCATGAAATTCATCTTCTACCTGAAGGGATTGAAACGATTATTACGACAAGCGAGATTGCCGAGCAACACCATCTGGATGCTCAAAATATTATTGTCGTTAGTGAAATGATTACCAGTGAAGATATGAAAAATATTTCGATCCAGTTAAATCGAGGATTGCTGAAATATTATTTATCACCGAATGATCTCTTTTTCTTGGATGAAGATCAACCTATCGATTTATTGAAAACCCTTACAGAATTAGGAGACATTCAACATTTGTATACCAGTATTCTGGAACGGGAAAAAATGTCGAGTACCAATATTGGAAATCTGGTTGCTATGCCCCATCCATTTGATTGTGGAGATAACAAAAAATTACGTGTACTCGTGGCGATCAATAAGCAAAAAATATTATGGGGCGATAAGATGGCACAGATCATTTTTCTTTTTATCCCACCCAAAAATCAAAAAGTGAACAATACCAAATTTTTTGAAGAAATTTACGATGTGTTCAAGCAGACCAATATGACAGAGAAACTACTCAATATTACAAATTACGATGAATTTTTGGAAGTCTGGTCTTCCAAATAA
- a CDS encoding VOC family protein, whose amino-acid sequence MKIGINGLAHVAIQAEDYKKTLLFYQEVLGFRIGHQWSLPDFHIEHACMLISPDQRTCIELFDTGAVIPAQGERAQSRDEVRYGAMLHFAFYVDDVEAIYQQSLAYGASPYIKPAHLVLGHPELVVHNAVIQSPNGEVIEFLEEVSFDVNAIS is encoded by the coding sequence ATTAAAATAGGCATTAATGGATTAGCACACGTAGCGATTCAAGCAGAAGATTATAAAAAAACGCTTCTTTTTTATCAAGAAGTTCTTGGATTTCGAATAGGTCATCAATGGAGTTTACCTGATTTTCATATTGAACATGCTTGTATGCTTATTTCACCGGATCAGCGTACTTGTATCGAGTTATTTGATACAGGCGCAGTTATTCCTGCGCAAGGAGAGCGTGCACAATCACGCGATGAGGTTCGCTATGGAGCGATGTTACACTTTGCTTTTTATGTAGATGATGTAGAAGCTATATATCAGCAGTCTTTGGCGTATGGAGCCTCTCCTTATATCAAACCGGCGCATCTTGTATTAGGTCATCCAGAATTGGTAGTGCATAATGCTGTTATTCAAAGTCCAAATGGAGAAGTCATTGAATTCTTAGAAGAAGTCAGTTTTGATGTTAATGCTATATCGTAG
- a CDS encoding Lrp/AsnC family transcriptional regulator, which translates to MPYSIDSTDRKLMLKLQHNARITVVQLSKELHMSAPSIRERILRLEEQGIITGYHAAFDDKQLNLHLTTFIMIKTERCQEFVEFCEQALEVTDLHRISGEYNYLLRIQTTSMEELVQFQENINHLGVSKSHVSIKSIFEHRYPSF; encoded by the coding sequence ATGCCTTATTCAATAGATAGTACCGATCGCAAGTTGATGCTCAAGCTTCAACACAATGCTCGTATCACCGTTGTTCAACTGAGCAAAGAACTCCATATGTCTGCTCCTTCGATCAGAGAACGAATACTACGTTTAGAAGAACAAGGAATTATTACAGGATATCATGCAGCTTTTGATGATAAACAATTAAATCTTCATTTGACAACTTTTATAATGATCAAAACAGAACGCTGTCAAGAATTTGTAGAGTTTTGTGAACAAGCTTTGGAAGTTACTGATCTGCATCGAATCAGTGGTGAATATAATTATTTGCTAAGAATTCAGACAACTTCGATGGAAGAACTTGTACAATTTCAGGAGAATATCAACCATTTAGGTGTTTCCAAATCGCATGTAAGTATCAAAAGTATATTTGAACATCGCTATCCTAGTTTTTAA
- a CDS encoding glycosyl hydrolase 53 family protein, producing MKREKKIASLFLMIVMIIGLLPIHITPALAADTTNNALIQNGGFESDFWSDQSWQVDASDWQLVDIQQYAYANDSFITPAEDTYAFKYWVSDQSTTDQQVTVSQKIPTLSAGSYELSVQSMGGTGAEAGHVQLFAGNEQSKEVATTGYNQWGTVTLKFVLTEPTSNLKIGARITGGAGAWGYLDAVKLKQTSTDTSTPVTADIFVQKVQGLKSDFIKGVDVSSIISLEQSGVHFYNEQGIEQDIFTTLKQSGVNYIRVRIWNDPYTADGKGYGGGDNDLTKAIQMGKRATANGMKLLVDFHYSDFWADPGKQHIPKAWENLSLADKEQAVYTYTKTSLQQIIDAGVDVGMVQVGNETNQSFIGENNWVNISKLFNQGSQAIRAVDPHILIALHFTNPETPGRYLSYAKALSEQGVDYDVFASSYYPFWHGTLSNLTSVLKQVADTYGKKVMVAETSYAYTAEDGDGHENTAPRSSGQTLDYPISVQGQATSVRNVIQAVSQVGDAGIGVFYWEPAWLPVGSKENLEQNKKLWEQYGSGWASSYAAEYDPDDAGKWYGGSAVDNQALFDFAGHPLPSLNVFKYVNTGAIAALQVDQVQTVNITVNAGDSITLPTVVTATYNDGSTGTLSVNWDQQALQEAVSKGAGQYTIQGTTTGGHIAKAVLDIRRPNLLLNGGFEQSDRSMWKITYGDGSTPHTDFQNKASDAKSGQYSLHFYSADGVNFQVKQTVQGLKPGYYDLSMAIQGGDASNANMALFASTTGQEVQAETGVKGWVQWNQPELKEIKVTDGMLTVGATIQAGGGAWGSLDDFYLTFARDLEATPPDDGSTPTPTPIPNPEPTPSPEPTPNTGNSSSKGGGGSSVVTENITAYVDGGQNSTSLANITIKRTTLADGSKKDTVNYEASQAQEAVQNVKATGKSTIRLVMPDANNEVSQLQFGLPQATAQLLATNGINLEVYTNHARLSLPVSTLSTVSEDRQFTVHPLQKATDQQAVTERVQQDRLVQAKIGNGTVQVIGTPVEIDTNLQGQPVNLVLPLPAQFLPDLTTERQTFVNSLMIYIEHSDGTKELVQPTVVSEGNTPSGLKFNVSKFSTFTIIHLDPSVPTVKGTESTQVTTSYMQGYPNGTFQPGGKVTRAELASILFRLGGEQLASSSSVLTQTPTYTDVVAGKWSTEAIQAVTGAGWMQGYDKNTFAPERPITRAEIATVIARWMKLSGTGATFADTQEHWAAVAIAQIQQAGYMQGMPDGTFKPNQTLSRAEAVTLFNRVLKIAPVKDTTLSNWSDVPASHWAFADIMTATAKTP from the coding sequence TTGAAAAGAGAGAAAAAGATAGCTTCATTGTTTTTAATGATCGTTATGATAATCGGACTATTACCGATTCACATTACACCTGCTCTAGCAGCAGACACTACTAACAACGCATTGATCCAAAATGGAGGATTTGAAAGCGACTTTTGGAGTGATCAATCCTGGCAAGTGGATGCTTCAGATTGGCAATTGGTCGATATTCAGCAATATGCGTATGCAAATGATTCTTTTATTACACCAGCAGAAGATACGTATGCGTTCAAATATTGGGTAAGTGATCAATCGACAACCGATCAGCAAGTCACTGTCAGTCAAAAAATACCTACTTTGTCGGCTGGAAGTTACGAATTGTCTGTACAGTCGATGGGCGGTACGGGAGCAGAAGCCGGTCATGTTCAATTGTTCGCAGGCAATGAGCAAAGTAAAGAAGTCGCCACGACAGGCTACAATCAGTGGGGTACAGTAACATTGAAATTTGTGCTAACCGAGCCGACATCCAATCTCAAGATCGGAGCTAGAATCACAGGTGGAGCAGGAGCATGGGGATACCTTGATGCAGTGAAGTTGAAGCAGACAAGTACCGATACTTCTACGCCTGTAACAGCAGATATTTTTGTGCAAAAAGTACAGGGATTGAAGTCTGATTTTATCAAAGGTGTCGATGTATCGAGTATTATTTCACTAGAACAAAGTGGAGTGCATTTCTATAATGAGCAAGGGATAGAGCAAGATATATTCACCACGTTAAAACAATCCGGTGTGAATTATATTCGTGTGCGCATCTGGAATGATCCGTATACGGCGGATGGCAAAGGATATGGCGGTGGAGATAATGATCTTACCAAAGCGATCCAAATGGGAAAACGAGCAACAGCCAATGGAATGAAATTGCTAGTCGATTTCCATTATTCTGATTTCTGGGCAGATCCGGGCAAGCAACATATTCCAAAAGCATGGGAAAATCTATCGCTCGCTGATAAAGAGCAAGCTGTCTATACGTATACCAAAACTAGCCTGCAACAGATTATTGACGCAGGGGTTGATGTAGGCATGGTACAGGTTGGTAATGAGACCAACCAATCATTTATCGGCGAAAATAACTGGGTCAATATTAGCAAATTGTTCAATCAAGGCAGTCAGGCGATACGTGCAGTTGATCCTCATATTCTGATCGCTTTGCATTTTACGAATCCAGAGACACCGGGTCGTTATCTGTCTTATGCCAAAGCACTTTCTGAACAAGGGGTAGACTATGATGTATTTGCTAGTTCATATTATCCGTTCTGGCATGGCACACTTAGCAATCTAACTTCTGTATTGAAGCAAGTCGCTGATACGTATGGCAAAAAAGTAATGGTGGCTGAAACGTCTTATGCGTATACTGCTGAAGATGGCGATGGACATGAAAATACAGCACCTCGCAGTTCTGGACAGACATTAGATTACCCGATCAGTGTTCAAGGGCAAGCAACATCGGTGCGTAACGTAATTCAAGCGGTATCACAAGTTGGAGATGCAGGGATCGGTGTATTTTACTGGGAGCCTGCATGGTTACCAGTAGGATCGAAAGAAAATCTAGAGCAAAATAAAAAACTTTGGGAACAATATGGATCAGGGTGGGCGTCTAGTTATGCCGCAGAATACGATCCTGATGATGCAGGTAAATGGTATGGCGGTAGTGCTGTCGATAATCAGGCGTTGTTTGATTTTGCAGGGCATCCCTTACCTTCGCTCAATGTATTCAAATATGTAAATACAGGAGCTATCGCAGCACTCCAAGTCGATCAAGTGCAGACTGTGAATATCACTGTCAATGCAGGTGATTCGATCACATTACCTACGGTAGTCACAGCGACTTATAACGATGGTAGTACAGGTACGTTATCGGTAAATTGGGATCAGCAAGCGTTACAAGAAGCAGTCAGTAAAGGTGCAGGTCAGTATACGATACAAGGTACGACGACAGGTGGACATATTGCAAAAGCGGTACTGGATATTCGCCGTCCTAATCTACTGCTAAATGGTGGATTCGAACAAAGCGATCGTAGCATGTGGAAGATCACGTATGGTGATGGAAGCACACCACATACCGATTTCCAGAACAAAGCTTCAGATGCCAAATCCGGTCAATACTCGCTTCATTTCTATTCAGCAGATGGTGTGAATTTTCAAGTGAAGCAGACTGTACAAGGATTGAAGCCAGGTTATTATGATCTTTCAATGGCTATTCAAGGTGGCGATGCTTCAAATGCAAACATGGCATTATTCGCATCAACGACTGGACAAGAAGTACAAGCAGAGACAGGTGTTAAAGGCTGGGTACAATGGAATCAGCCAGAACTGAAAGAGATTAAAGTGACCGATGGGATGTTAACCGTAGGCGCGACGATTCAAGCAGGCGGTGGAGCATGGGGATCACTGGATGATTTCTATCTGACCTTTGCACGCGACTTAGAAGCTACACCACCGGATGATGGTTCAACGCCAACACCTACTCCTATCCCTAATCCAGAACCAACACCATCTCCCGAGCCTACCCCGAACACTGGTAATTCTTCCAGTAAAGGCGGTGGTGGTTCATCGGTAGTGACTGAGAATATCACAGCTTATGTAGATGGCGGACAAAATAGTACGTCATTAGCGAATATTACGATCAAGCGCACAACACTTGCAGACGGCTCCAAAAAAGACACTGTCAATTATGAAGCTTCCCAAGCACAAGAAGCGGTGCAAAACGTAAAAGCAACAGGTAAATCAACTATACGTCTGGTGATGCCGGATGCTAACAATGAAGTGAGTCAATTACAATTTGGCTTACCTCAAGCAACAGCTCAACTTCTAGCAACTAACGGGATAAATCTAGAAGTGTATACGAATCATGCACGATTAAGCTTACCTGTATCTACATTGTCTACAGTGAGCGAAGATCGTCAATTTACAGTACATCCTTTGCAAAAAGCAACTGATCAACAAGCTGTTACTGAGCGTGTGCAACAAGATCGTCTGGTGCAAGCTAAGATTGGCAATGGAACTGTGCAAGTAATTGGTACTCCTGTAGAGATTGATACAAATCTACAAGGACAACCGGTGAATCTAGTCCTTCCTTTACCAGCTCAATTTTTACCCGATTTAACAACAGAACGTCAGACATTTGTGAACAGTCTAATGATCTATATTGAGCATAGCGATGGAACCAAAGAGCTGGTACAACCTACGGTAGTATCCGAAGGCAATACACCGTCCGGATTAAAATTTAACGTCAGCAAATTCAGTACATTTACGATTATTCATCTTGATCCTTCTGTACCAACTGTTAAAGGGACAGAAAGCACACAGGTAACAACATCGTATATGCAAGGATATCCTAATGGAACATTCCAACCTGGCGGGAAAGTGACGCGTGCAGAGTTAGCTTCTATTCTTTTCCGTCTGGGAGGGGAGCAATTAGCATCGTCTTCGAGTGTACTTACTCAGACACCAACCTATACAGATGTAGTCGCTGGCAAATGGAGTACGGAAGCGATCCAAGCAGTAACGGGTGCAGGATGGATGCAAGGGTACGATAAAAACACATTTGCACCAGAGCGTCCGATCACTAGAGCTGAAATCGCAACCGTTATCGCGCGTTGGATGAAGCTTAGTGGAACAGGAGCGACTTTTGCAGATACGCAAGAACACTGGGCAGCCGTAGCGATTGCTCAAATTCAGCAAGCAGGTTATATGCAAGGGATGCCAGATGGAACATTCAAGCCCAACCAGACATTAAGTCGTGCAGAAGCAGTCACTTTGTTCAATCGCGTATTGAAGATAGCGCCTGTAAAGGATACAACATTGTCGAACTGGTCAGATGTTCCAGCATCTCACTGGGCATTTGCAGATATTATGACAGCAACAGCAAAAACTCCATAA